The DNA segment CGTTGGCGCGGGTGACGCGGATGCCGCTGCGCATGATCTCGCCCAGATAACGCACGGTCGAGACCATGACCGCGTTGCCGGTCGACTCGGCGATGGACCGGTGGAAGGCCAGGTCCTCCTCCACACCGTCACCGCCGGCCGCGACCGCCGCGTCGATCGCGTCCAGGGCCTCCCGCCTACGGGAGAGGTCGGCGGCCGGGGCGCGGGTGGCCGCGAGGGACGCGGCCTCGCCCTCCATCGCGCGCCGCACTTCCACGATCTGCAGGACCTTGGACCTGGTGTCGGCGGCCTCGGCCTCCAGGTCGAGCGGCCGGGTGCGGCGCGGCAGGATGAACACGCCGCGGCCCTGGCGCGGCTCGACCAGGCCGGCGTTGCGGAGCCGGGACACGGCCTCGCGCACCACCGTACGGCTGACGCCGAGCTGCTTGACCAGCTCGACTTCCGTCGGCAGCTTGTCGCCCTCGGCCAGCCGTCCGGACTCGATTTCCTCCGCGAGGATCGCGGCGACCTGATCCGCGAGCCGGACGGGACCGCT comes from the Streptomyces sp. NBC_00443 genome and includes:
- a CDS encoding FadR/GntR family transcriptional regulator: MFSKVSGPVRLADQVAAILAEEIESGRLAEGDKLPTEVELVKQLGVSRTVVREAVSRLRNAGLVEPRQGRGVFILPRRTRPLDLEAEAADTRSKVLQIVEVRRAMEGEAASLAATRAPAADLSRRREALDAIDAAVAAGGDGVEEDLAFHRSIAESTGNAVMVSTVRYLGEIMRSGIRVTRANEARRGDFIEEVRNEHHAIFAAIGTGDADAARAAALTHMKHAASRLQDADERFWTETEDLAVDLDAAR